In Tachysurus vachellii isolate PV-2020 chromosome 1, HZAU_Pvac_v1, whole genome shotgun sequence, a genomic segment contains:
- the pde4cb gene encoding cAMP-specific 3',5'-cyclic phosphodiesterase 4C isoform X3 — translation MECAALTREGAGFAKPPKHLWRQPRTHIRIKQRYHSDTERYLARNKTVENHRPGLKKPRMSWPSSLHKRFDVENGPSVGRAVDSQVSPSSGLVLQGNFPHSQRRESFLYRSDSDFDISPKAMSRNSSTTSELEEGLKQWEVSCLPRHEDMIVTPFAQVLASLRTVRSNFAALTHLQDRGSCKRPSGSNPPSVCKQGVPDETYQKLAIETLEELDWCLDQLETLQTRHSVSEMASNKFKRMLNRELTQLSETSRSGNQVSEFISSTFLEKPHDVEILSPPPKEKEKKRRPMSQISGVKKLTHSTSLAPSRIPRFGVNTEHESLLAKELEDINRWGLDIFKIAEHSGNRPLTVIMYTIFQERDLLKCFKIPTDTFITFMMTLEGHYHTDVAYHNNIHAADVLQSTHVLLSSPALEDVFTDLEIMAALFASAIHDVDHPGVSNQFLINTNSELALMYNDASVLENHHLAVGFKLLQEENCDIFQNLSKKQRLSLRTMVIDMVLATDMSKHMNFLAALKTMVETKKVTSLGVLLLDNYSDRIQVLQNMVHCSDLSNPTKPLEIYRQWTDRIMVEYFTQGDRERDKGMEISPMCDKHTASVEKSQVGFIDYIVHPLWETWADLVHPDAQDILDTLEDNREWYQSMIRRSPSPPPEEQDSYSAIGASTSEKIQFELTLEEEGESDSEIPQEAEHSESEILATRCRRTLSPDTMDRKL, via the exons TTTTGATGTTGAAAATGGACCATCAGTGGGACGAGCAGTTGACTCTCAGGTCAGTCCGAGCTCTGGCCTGGTCCTGCAGGGCAACTTCCCTCACAGTCAGCGACGCGAGTCTTTCTTGTACCGCTCCGATTCTGACTTTGACATCTCACCAAAAGCCATGTCCCGAAACTCCTCCACTACTAGTGAGCT GGAAGAGGGCTTGAAACAGTGGGAAGTCAGTTGTCTGCCTCG acATGAAGACATGATTGTAACACCATTTGCACAG GTCCTGGCCAGTTTGCGAACAGTGCGGAGCAACTTTGCAGCATTGACTCATCTGCAGGATCGGGGAAGTTGCAA acgGCCGTCGGGCAGTAATCCTCCCTCTGTGTGCAAGCAGGGTGTGCCAG ATGAGACATACCAGAAGCTGGCAATTGAGACCCTGGAAGAACTTGATTGGTGTCTGGACCAATTGGAGACCCTGCAGACACGTCACTCGGTCAGCGAAATGGCCTCCAATAAG TTTAAAAGAATGCTGAACCGTGAACTTACCCAGTTGTCAGAGACGAGTCGCTCAGGAAACCAAGTGTCCGAGTTCATATCAAGCACATTTTTAg AGAAACCACACGATGTGGAAATCTTGTCTCCGCCAccgaaggagaaggagaagaaacgGCGTCCCATGTCTCAGATCAGCGGGGTGAAGAAGCTGACACACAGCACGAGCCTGGCCCCTAGCCGCATCCCTCGCTTTGGGGTCAACACTGAGCACGAGAGCCTGCTGGCTAAG gaACTTGAGGACATCAATCGCTGGGGTCTTGATATCTTTAAGATAGCAGAGCATTCAGGGAATCGGCCACTGACGGTGATCATGTACACAATATTTCAG GAAAGAGACCTACTGAAGTGCTTTAAGATCCCAACAGACACATTCATCACCTTCATGATGACCCTAGAGGGCCACTACCACACTGATGTTGCTTATCACAACAACATCCATGCTGCTGATGTACTGCAATCCACACAcgttctcctctcctctcctgcttTAGAG gatgtcttcactgacctCGAAATCATGGCTGCTTTGTTTGCTAGTGCCATACATGATGTTGATCATCCTGGAGTGTCAAACCAATTCCTCATCAACACAA ACTCTGAGCTGGCTCTGATGTATAACGACGCGTCTGTTCTGGAGAACCACCACCTGGCCGTGGGCTTTAAACTCCTACAGGAAGAAAACTGCGACATCTTCCAGAACCTGAGCAAGAAACAGAGGCTGTCACTACGCACGATGGTCATCGACATG GTATTAGCCACAGACATGTCCAAGCATATGAATTTCCTGGCAGCCCTGAAGACCATGGTTGAGACAAAGAAAGTGACCAGTCTGGGAGTATTGTTGCTGGACAACTACTCCGACAGAATACAG GTTCTCCAAAACATGGTCCATTGTTCTGACCTCAGCAACCCTACAAAGCCTCTGGAGATCTACAGGCAGTGGACTGACCGCATTATGGTGGAGTATTTCACCCAGGGTGACCGGGAGCGAGACAAAGGCATGGAGATCAGCCCCATGTGTGACAAACACACTGCTTCCGTGGAGAAATCTCAG GTGGGCTTCATTGACTACATTGTGCACCCTCTCTGGGAGACGTGGGCTGACCTCGTCCACCCAGACGCCCAAGACATTCTGGACACTCTGGAAGACAACCGCGAGTGGTACCAGAGCATGATCCGCCGCAGTCCCTCACCCCCACCTGAGGAACAGGACTCTTACAGTGCCATCGGAGCCTCCACCAGCGAAAAGATCCAGTTCGAGCTGACTTTGGAGGAGGAGGGCGAGTCAGACTCCGAGATCCCTCAGGAAGCAGAGCACAGCGAGTCGGAGATCTTGGCGACTCGGTGCCGCAGGACGTTATCGCCTGACACAATGGACAGAAAGCTGTAA
- the pde4cb gene encoding cAMP-specific 3',5'-cyclic phosphodiesterase 4D isoform X7 → MSLPTNCVFLTPADRAFKVRNGNIYGSPCAVNRPIDILQKRRRFDVENGPSVGRAVDSQVSPSSGLVLQGNFPHSQRRESFLYRSDSDFDISPKAMSRNSSTTSELEEGLKQWEVSCLPRHEDMIVTPFAQVLASLRTVRSNFAALTHLQDRGSCKRPSGSNPPSVCKQGVPDETYQKLAIETLEELDWCLDQLETLQTRHSVSEMASNKFKRMLNRELTQLSETSRSGNQVSEFISSTFLEKPHDVEILSPPPKEKEKKRRPMSQISGVKKLTHSTSLAPSRIPRFGVNTEHESLLAKELEDINRWGLDIFKIAEHSGNRPLTVIMYTIFQERDLLKCFKIPTDTFITFMMTLEGHYHTDVAYHNNIHAADVLQSTHVLLSSPALEDVFTDLEIMAALFASAIHDVDHPGVSNQFLINTNSELALMYNDASVLENHHLAVGFKLLQEENCDIFQNLSKKQRLSLRTMVIDMVLATDMSKHMNFLAALKTMVETKKVTSLGVLLLDNYSDRIQVLQNMVHCSDLSNPTKPLEIYRQWTDRIMVEYFTQGDRERDKGMEISPMCDKHTASVEKSQVGFIDYIVHPLWETWADLVHPDAQDILDTLEDNREWYQSMIRRSPSPPPEEQDSYSAIGASTSEKIQFELTLEEEGESDSEIPQEAEHSESEILATRCRRTLSPDTMDRKL, encoded by the exons ATGAGTTTGCCGACTAACTGTGTCTTTCTCACTCCGGCTGACAGGGCTTTCAAAGTTCGAAATGGGAATATCTACGGATCCCCATGCGCGGTAAACCGTCCAATCGACATCTTGCAGAAACGCAGGCG TTTTGATGTTGAAAATGGACCATCAGTGGGACGAGCAGTTGACTCTCAGGTCAGTCCGAGCTCTGGCCTGGTCCTGCAGGGCAACTTCCCTCACAGTCAGCGACGCGAGTCTTTCTTGTACCGCTCCGATTCTGACTTTGACATCTCACCAAAAGCCATGTCCCGAAACTCCTCCACTACTAGTGAGCT GGAAGAGGGCTTGAAACAGTGGGAAGTCAGTTGTCTGCCTCG acATGAAGACATGATTGTAACACCATTTGCACAG GTCCTGGCCAGTTTGCGAACAGTGCGGAGCAACTTTGCAGCATTGACTCATCTGCAGGATCGGGGAAGTTGCAA acgGCCGTCGGGCAGTAATCCTCCCTCTGTGTGCAAGCAGGGTGTGCCAG ATGAGACATACCAGAAGCTGGCAATTGAGACCCTGGAAGAACTTGATTGGTGTCTGGACCAATTGGAGACCCTGCAGACACGTCACTCGGTCAGCGAAATGGCCTCCAATAAG TTTAAAAGAATGCTGAACCGTGAACTTACCCAGTTGTCAGAGACGAGTCGCTCAGGAAACCAAGTGTCCGAGTTCATATCAAGCACATTTTTAg AGAAACCACACGATGTGGAAATCTTGTCTCCGCCAccgaaggagaaggagaagaaacgGCGTCCCATGTCTCAGATCAGCGGGGTGAAGAAGCTGACACACAGCACGAGCCTGGCCCCTAGCCGCATCCCTCGCTTTGGGGTCAACACTGAGCACGAGAGCCTGCTGGCTAAG gaACTTGAGGACATCAATCGCTGGGGTCTTGATATCTTTAAGATAGCAGAGCATTCAGGGAATCGGCCACTGACGGTGATCATGTACACAATATTTCAG GAAAGAGACCTACTGAAGTGCTTTAAGATCCCAACAGACACATTCATCACCTTCATGATGACCCTAGAGGGCCACTACCACACTGATGTTGCTTATCACAACAACATCCATGCTGCTGATGTACTGCAATCCACACAcgttctcctctcctctcctgcttTAGAG gatgtcttcactgacctCGAAATCATGGCTGCTTTGTTTGCTAGTGCCATACATGATGTTGATCATCCTGGAGTGTCAAACCAATTCCTCATCAACACAA ACTCTGAGCTGGCTCTGATGTATAACGACGCGTCTGTTCTGGAGAACCACCACCTGGCCGTGGGCTTTAAACTCCTACAGGAAGAAAACTGCGACATCTTCCAGAACCTGAGCAAGAAACAGAGGCTGTCACTACGCACGATGGTCATCGACATG GTATTAGCCACAGACATGTCCAAGCATATGAATTTCCTGGCAGCCCTGAAGACCATGGTTGAGACAAAGAAAGTGACCAGTCTGGGAGTATTGTTGCTGGACAACTACTCCGACAGAATACAG GTTCTCCAAAACATGGTCCATTGTTCTGACCTCAGCAACCCTACAAAGCCTCTGGAGATCTACAGGCAGTGGACTGACCGCATTATGGTGGAGTATTTCACCCAGGGTGACCGGGAGCGAGACAAAGGCATGGAGATCAGCCCCATGTGTGACAAACACACTGCTTCCGTGGAGAAATCTCAG GTGGGCTTCATTGACTACATTGTGCACCCTCTCTGGGAGACGTGGGCTGACCTCGTCCACCCAGACGCCCAAGACATTCTGGACACTCTGGAAGACAACCGCGAGTGGTACCAGAGCATGATCCGCCGCAGTCCCTCACCCCCACCTGAGGAACAGGACTCTTACAGTGCCATCGGAGCCTCCACCAGCGAAAAGATCCAGTTCGAGCTGACTTTGGAGGAGGAGGGCGAGTCAGACTCCGAGATCCCTCAGGAAGCAGAGCACAGCGAGTCGGAGATCTTGGCGACTCGGTGCCGCAGGACGTTATCGCCTGACACAATGGACAGAAAGCTGTAA
- the pde4cb gene encoding cAMP-specific 3',5'-cyclic phosphodiesterase 4D isoform X6 translates to MECAALTREGAGFAKPPKHLWRQPRTHIRIKQRYHSDTERYLARNKTVENHRPGLKKPRMSWPSSLHKRFDVENGPSVGRAVDSQVSPSSGLVLQGNFPHSQRRESFLYRSDSDFDISPKAMSRNSSTTSELHEDMIVTPFAQVLASLRTVRSNFAALTHLQDRGSCKRPSGSNPPSVCKQGVPDETYQKLAIETLEELDWCLDQLETLQTRHSVSEMASNKFKRMLNRELTQLSETSRSGNQVSEFISSTFLEKPHDVEILSPPPKEKEKKRRPMSQISGVKKLTHSTSLAPSRIPRFGVNTEHESLLAKELEDINRWGLDIFKIAEHSGNRPLTVIMYTIFQERDLLKCFKIPTDTFITFMMTLEGHYHTDVAYHNNIHAADVLQSTHVLLSSPALEDVFTDLEIMAALFASAIHDVDHPGVSNQFLINTNSELALMYNDASVLENHHLAVGFKLLQEENCDIFQNLSKKQRLSLRTMVIDMVLATDMSKHMNFLAALKTMVETKKVTSLGVLLLDNYSDRIQVLQNMVHCSDLSNPTKPLEIYRQWTDRIMVEYFTQGDRERDKGMEISPMCDKHTASVEKSQVGFIDYIVHPLWETWADLVHPDAQDILDTLEDNREWYQSMIRRSPSPPPEEQDSYSAIGASTSEKIQFELTLEEEGESDSEIPQEAEHSESEILATRCRRTLSPDTMDRKL, encoded by the exons TTTTGATGTTGAAAATGGACCATCAGTGGGACGAGCAGTTGACTCTCAGGTCAGTCCGAGCTCTGGCCTGGTCCTGCAGGGCAACTTCCCTCACAGTCAGCGACGCGAGTCTTTCTTGTACCGCTCCGATTCTGACTTTGACATCTCACCAAAAGCCATGTCCCGAAACTCCTCCACTACTAGTGAGCT acATGAAGACATGATTGTAACACCATTTGCACAG GTCCTGGCCAGTTTGCGAACAGTGCGGAGCAACTTTGCAGCATTGACTCATCTGCAGGATCGGGGAAGTTGCAA acgGCCGTCGGGCAGTAATCCTCCCTCTGTGTGCAAGCAGGGTGTGCCAG ATGAGACATACCAGAAGCTGGCAATTGAGACCCTGGAAGAACTTGATTGGTGTCTGGACCAATTGGAGACCCTGCAGACACGTCACTCGGTCAGCGAAATGGCCTCCAATAAG TTTAAAAGAATGCTGAACCGTGAACTTACCCAGTTGTCAGAGACGAGTCGCTCAGGAAACCAAGTGTCCGAGTTCATATCAAGCACATTTTTAg AGAAACCACACGATGTGGAAATCTTGTCTCCGCCAccgaaggagaaggagaagaaacgGCGTCCCATGTCTCAGATCAGCGGGGTGAAGAAGCTGACACACAGCACGAGCCTGGCCCCTAGCCGCATCCCTCGCTTTGGGGTCAACACTGAGCACGAGAGCCTGCTGGCTAAG gaACTTGAGGACATCAATCGCTGGGGTCTTGATATCTTTAAGATAGCAGAGCATTCAGGGAATCGGCCACTGACGGTGATCATGTACACAATATTTCAG GAAAGAGACCTACTGAAGTGCTTTAAGATCCCAACAGACACATTCATCACCTTCATGATGACCCTAGAGGGCCACTACCACACTGATGTTGCTTATCACAACAACATCCATGCTGCTGATGTACTGCAATCCACACAcgttctcctctcctctcctgcttTAGAG gatgtcttcactgacctCGAAATCATGGCTGCTTTGTTTGCTAGTGCCATACATGATGTTGATCATCCTGGAGTGTCAAACCAATTCCTCATCAACACAA ACTCTGAGCTGGCTCTGATGTATAACGACGCGTCTGTTCTGGAGAACCACCACCTGGCCGTGGGCTTTAAACTCCTACAGGAAGAAAACTGCGACATCTTCCAGAACCTGAGCAAGAAACAGAGGCTGTCACTACGCACGATGGTCATCGACATG GTATTAGCCACAGACATGTCCAAGCATATGAATTTCCTGGCAGCCCTGAAGACCATGGTTGAGACAAAGAAAGTGACCAGTCTGGGAGTATTGTTGCTGGACAACTACTCCGACAGAATACAG GTTCTCCAAAACATGGTCCATTGTTCTGACCTCAGCAACCCTACAAAGCCTCTGGAGATCTACAGGCAGTGGACTGACCGCATTATGGTGGAGTATTTCACCCAGGGTGACCGGGAGCGAGACAAAGGCATGGAGATCAGCCCCATGTGTGACAAACACACTGCTTCCGTGGAGAAATCTCAG GTGGGCTTCATTGACTACATTGTGCACCCTCTCTGGGAGACGTGGGCTGACCTCGTCCACCCAGACGCCCAAGACATTCTGGACACTCTGGAAGACAACCGCGAGTGGTACCAGAGCATGATCCGCCGCAGTCCCTCACCCCCACCTGAGGAACAGGACTCTTACAGTGCCATCGGAGCCTCCACCAGCGAAAAGATCCAGTTCGAGCTGACTTTGGAGGAGGAGGGCGAGTCAGACTCCGAGATCCCTCAGGAAGCAGAGCACAGCGAGTCGGAGATCTTGGCGACTCGGTGCCGCAGGACGTTATCGCCTGACACAATGGACAGAAAGCTGTAA
- the pde4cb gene encoding cAMP-specific 3',5'-cyclic phosphodiesterase 4D isoform X9 — protein sequence MMHKDLRLFRKSSLFNFGSGRRRHSCIGFDVENGPSVGRAVDSQVSPSSGLVLQGNFPHSQRRESFLYRSDSDFDISPKAMSRNSSTTSELEEGLKQWEVSCLPRHEDMIVTPFAQVLASLRTVRSNFAALTHLQDRGSCKRPSGSNPPSVCKQGVPDETYQKLAIETLEELDWCLDQLETLQTRHSVSEMASNKFKRMLNRELTQLSETSRSGNQVSEFISSTFLEKPHDVEILSPPPKEKEKKRRPMSQISGVKKLTHSTSLAPSRIPRFGVNTEHESLLAKELEDINRWGLDIFKIAEHSGNRPLTVIMYTIFQERDLLKCFKIPTDTFITFMMTLEGHYHTDVAYHNNIHAADVLQSTHVLLSSPALEDVFTDLEIMAALFASAIHDVDHPGVSNQFLINTNSELALMYNDASVLENHHLAVGFKLLQEENCDIFQNLSKKQRLSLRTMVIDMVLATDMSKHMNFLAALKTMVETKKVTSLGVLLLDNYSDRIQVLQNMVHCSDLSNPTKPLEIYRQWTDRIMVEYFTQGDRERDKGMEISPMCDKHTASVEKSQVGFIDYIVHPLWETWADLVHPDAQDILDTLEDNREWYQSMIRRSPSPPPEEQDSYSAIGASTSEKIQFELTLEEEGESDSEIPQEAEHSESEILATRCRRTLSPDTMDRKL from the exons ATGATGCACAAAGACCTTCGCTTATTCCGTAAAAGTTCTCTGTTTAACTTCGGCTCTGGACGAAGAAGACACTCCTGCATTgg TTTTGATGTTGAAAATGGACCATCAGTGGGACGAGCAGTTGACTCTCAGGTCAGTCCGAGCTCTGGCCTGGTCCTGCAGGGCAACTTCCCTCACAGTCAGCGACGCGAGTCTTTCTTGTACCGCTCCGATTCTGACTTTGACATCTCACCAAAAGCCATGTCCCGAAACTCCTCCACTACTAGTGAGCT GGAAGAGGGCTTGAAACAGTGGGAAGTCAGTTGTCTGCCTCG acATGAAGACATGATTGTAACACCATTTGCACAG GTCCTGGCCAGTTTGCGAACAGTGCGGAGCAACTTTGCAGCATTGACTCATCTGCAGGATCGGGGAAGTTGCAA acgGCCGTCGGGCAGTAATCCTCCCTCTGTGTGCAAGCAGGGTGTGCCAG ATGAGACATACCAGAAGCTGGCAATTGAGACCCTGGAAGAACTTGATTGGTGTCTGGACCAATTGGAGACCCTGCAGACACGTCACTCGGTCAGCGAAATGGCCTCCAATAAG TTTAAAAGAATGCTGAACCGTGAACTTACCCAGTTGTCAGAGACGAGTCGCTCAGGAAACCAAGTGTCCGAGTTCATATCAAGCACATTTTTAg AGAAACCACACGATGTGGAAATCTTGTCTCCGCCAccgaaggagaaggagaagaaacgGCGTCCCATGTCTCAGATCAGCGGGGTGAAGAAGCTGACACACAGCACGAGCCTGGCCCCTAGCCGCATCCCTCGCTTTGGGGTCAACACTGAGCACGAGAGCCTGCTGGCTAAG gaACTTGAGGACATCAATCGCTGGGGTCTTGATATCTTTAAGATAGCAGAGCATTCAGGGAATCGGCCACTGACGGTGATCATGTACACAATATTTCAG GAAAGAGACCTACTGAAGTGCTTTAAGATCCCAACAGACACATTCATCACCTTCATGATGACCCTAGAGGGCCACTACCACACTGATGTTGCTTATCACAACAACATCCATGCTGCTGATGTACTGCAATCCACACAcgttctcctctcctctcctgcttTAGAG gatgtcttcactgacctCGAAATCATGGCTGCTTTGTTTGCTAGTGCCATACATGATGTTGATCATCCTGGAGTGTCAAACCAATTCCTCATCAACACAA ACTCTGAGCTGGCTCTGATGTATAACGACGCGTCTGTTCTGGAGAACCACCACCTGGCCGTGGGCTTTAAACTCCTACAGGAAGAAAACTGCGACATCTTCCAGAACCTGAGCAAGAAACAGAGGCTGTCACTACGCACGATGGTCATCGACATG GTATTAGCCACAGACATGTCCAAGCATATGAATTTCCTGGCAGCCCTGAAGACCATGGTTGAGACAAAGAAAGTGACCAGTCTGGGAGTATTGTTGCTGGACAACTACTCCGACAGAATACAG GTTCTCCAAAACATGGTCCATTGTTCTGACCTCAGCAACCCTACAAAGCCTCTGGAGATCTACAGGCAGTGGACTGACCGCATTATGGTGGAGTATTTCACCCAGGGTGACCGGGAGCGAGACAAAGGCATGGAGATCAGCCCCATGTGTGACAAACACACTGCTTCCGTGGAGAAATCTCAG GTGGGCTTCATTGACTACATTGTGCACCCTCTCTGGGAGACGTGGGCTGACCTCGTCCACCCAGACGCCCAAGACATTCTGGACACTCTGGAAGACAACCGCGAGTGGTACCAGAGCATGATCCGCCGCAGTCCCTCACCCCCACCTGAGGAACAGGACTCTTACAGTGCCATCGGAGCCTCCACCAGCGAAAAGATCCAGTTCGAGCTGACTTTGGAGGAGGAGGGCGAGTCAGACTCCGAGATCCCTCAGGAAGCAGAGCACAGCGAGTCGGAGATCTTGGCGACTCGGTGCCGCAGGACGTTATCGCCTGACACAATGGACAGAAAGCTGTAA
- the pde4cb gene encoding cAMP-specific 3',5'-cyclic phosphodiesterase 4D isoform X8 translates to MSLPTNCVFLTPADRAFKVRNGNIYGSPCAVNRPIDILQKRRRFDVENGPSVGRAVDSQVSPSSGLVLQGNFPHSQRRESFLYRSDSDFDISPKAMSRNSSTTSELHEDMIVTPFAQVLASLRTVRSNFAALTHLQDRGSCKRPSGSNPPSVCKQGVPDETYQKLAIETLEELDWCLDQLETLQTRHSVSEMASNKFKRMLNRELTQLSETSRSGNQVSEFISSTFLEKPHDVEILSPPPKEKEKKRRPMSQISGVKKLTHSTSLAPSRIPRFGVNTEHESLLAKELEDINRWGLDIFKIAEHSGNRPLTVIMYTIFQERDLLKCFKIPTDTFITFMMTLEGHYHTDVAYHNNIHAADVLQSTHVLLSSPALEDVFTDLEIMAALFASAIHDVDHPGVSNQFLINTNSELALMYNDASVLENHHLAVGFKLLQEENCDIFQNLSKKQRLSLRTMVIDMVLATDMSKHMNFLAALKTMVETKKVTSLGVLLLDNYSDRIQVLQNMVHCSDLSNPTKPLEIYRQWTDRIMVEYFTQGDRERDKGMEISPMCDKHTASVEKSQVGFIDYIVHPLWETWADLVHPDAQDILDTLEDNREWYQSMIRRSPSPPPEEQDSYSAIGASTSEKIQFELTLEEEGESDSEIPQEAEHSESEILATRCRRTLSPDTMDRKL, encoded by the exons ATGAGTTTGCCGACTAACTGTGTCTTTCTCACTCCGGCTGACAGGGCTTTCAAAGTTCGAAATGGGAATATCTACGGATCCCCATGCGCGGTAAACCGTCCAATCGACATCTTGCAGAAACGCAGGCG TTTTGATGTTGAAAATGGACCATCAGTGGGACGAGCAGTTGACTCTCAGGTCAGTCCGAGCTCTGGCCTGGTCCTGCAGGGCAACTTCCCTCACAGTCAGCGACGCGAGTCTTTCTTGTACCGCTCCGATTCTGACTTTGACATCTCACCAAAAGCCATGTCCCGAAACTCCTCCACTACTAGTGAGCT acATGAAGACATGATTGTAACACCATTTGCACAG GTCCTGGCCAGTTTGCGAACAGTGCGGAGCAACTTTGCAGCATTGACTCATCTGCAGGATCGGGGAAGTTGCAA acgGCCGTCGGGCAGTAATCCTCCCTCTGTGTGCAAGCAGGGTGTGCCAG ATGAGACATACCAGAAGCTGGCAATTGAGACCCTGGAAGAACTTGATTGGTGTCTGGACCAATTGGAGACCCTGCAGACACGTCACTCGGTCAGCGAAATGGCCTCCAATAAG TTTAAAAGAATGCTGAACCGTGAACTTACCCAGTTGTCAGAGACGAGTCGCTCAGGAAACCAAGTGTCCGAGTTCATATCAAGCACATTTTTAg AGAAACCACACGATGTGGAAATCTTGTCTCCGCCAccgaaggagaaggagaagaaacgGCGTCCCATGTCTCAGATCAGCGGGGTGAAGAAGCTGACACACAGCACGAGCCTGGCCCCTAGCCGCATCCCTCGCTTTGGGGTCAACACTGAGCACGAGAGCCTGCTGGCTAAG gaACTTGAGGACATCAATCGCTGGGGTCTTGATATCTTTAAGATAGCAGAGCATTCAGGGAATCGGCCACTGACGGTGATCATGTACACAATATTTCAG GAAAGAGACCTACTGAAGTGCTTTAAGATCCCAACAGACACATTCATCACCTTCATGATGACCCTAGAGGGCCACTACCACACTGATGTTGCTTATCACAACAACATCCATGCTGCTGATGTACTGCAATCCACACAcgttctcctctcctctcctgcttTAGAG gatgtcttcactgacctCGAAATCATGGCTGCTTTGTTTGCTAGTGCCATACATGATGTTGATCATCCTGGAGTGTCAAACCAATTCCTCATCAACACAA ACTCTGAGCTGGCTCTGATGTATAACGACGCGTCTGTTCTGGAGAACCACCACCTGGCCGTGGGCTTTAAACTCCTACAGGAAGAAAACTGCGACATCTTCCAGAACCTGAGCAAGAAACAGAGGCTGTCACTACGCACGATGGTCATCGACATG GTATTAGCCACAGACATGTCCAAGCATATGAATTTCCTGGCAGCCCTGAAGACCATGGTTGAGACAAAGAAAGTGACCAGTCTGGGAGTATTGTTGCTGGACAACTACTCCGACAGAATACAG GTTCTCCAAAACATGGTCCATTGTTCTGACCTCAGCAACCCTACAAAGCCTCTGGAGATCTACAGGCAGTGGACTGACCGCATTATGGTGGAGTATTTCACCCAGGGTGACCGGGAGCGAGACAAAGGCATGGAGATCAGCCCCATGTGTGACAAACACACTGCTTCCGTGGAGAAATCTCAG GTGGGCTTCATTGACTACATTGTGCACCCTCTCTGGGAGACGTGGGCTGACCTCGTCCACCCAGACGCCCAAGACATTCTGGACACTCTGGAAGACAACCGCGAGTGGTACCAGAGCATGATCCGCCGCAGTCCCTCACCCCCACCTGAGGAACAGGACTCTTACAGTGCCATCGGAGCCTCCACCAGCGAAAAGATCCAGTTCGAGCTGACTTTGGAGGAGGAGGGCGAGTCAGACTCCGAGATCCCTCAGGAAGCAGAGCACAGCGAGTCGGAGATCTTGGCGACTCGGTGCCGCAGGACGTTATCGCCTGACACAATGGACAGAAAGCTGTAA